Proteins encoded together in one Maricaulis maris window:
- a CDS encoding TonB-dependent receptor: protein MSNACRLLASTLLSVSLGAGLACAQEDQDVIQVNGRFLSLDQLNAVKTPTPILDVPQSLSIVTDIQITEQGFTNLADILRYTPGLSSSQGEGHRDSINIRGNQSTADFFLNGIRDDVQYYRPLYNLEQVEILRGSNALLFGRGGGGGVVNRVTKDPVFGERFTSISGAVDSFGAYQLSGDTNIEAGDGAALRLNAFVEDVANHRDAFEGSRYGINPTFRTRLGNETTATFFYEYLDDDRVVDRGVPSVAVVGGPDRPLTGQDDTFFGSRDGNRTTLQAHTFRARIDHEYTDQLRGNVTVQYADYDKAYQNIYAASFNTATTPNQVTLDGYRDTTARTNLVVQANLVGEFETGPFGHTFLFGGEYGEQDTDNARFDNVFAASNDDQITIDFSNPLVVPAFAFSAPARDRSSQVSFTSFYIQDQIDLTDSLKLVLGARLDRFDVAVLDRRAVSATDSGRRGRVDEEVSPRFGLIYKPAENLSVYASYSETFLPSAGDQFLTLSPTTEDIRPQTFENREIGAKWDITRRFSVTAAIFQLERGQFTTVDPDDASVVTTVAGSTTEGFELQLIGEVTPAWTINAGYSYLDGVVEGGGFDGNATRQTPEHMLSVWNRYQLTEQIGLALGATYQGAYFVLEDNSVEIPAYTRVDAAVFYDLDDETRLQLNIENLFDEDYFPDAHSNSNISTGEPLNARLSISHTF, encoded by the coding sequence ATGTCAAACGCGTGCCGCCTGCTGGCCTCAACCCTTCTCTCTGTCAGCCTCGGCGCCGGCCTGGCCTGTGCGCAGGAGGACCAGGATGTGATCCAGGTCAATGGCCGCTTCCTGTCGCTCGACCAGCTCAATGCGGTGAAGACCCCGACGCCGATCCTGGATGTGCCGCAAAGCCTGTCCATCGTGACCGATATCCAGATTACCGAGCAGGGCTTCACCAATCTTGCCGACATCCTGCGCTACACGCCGGGCCTGTCCAGCAGCCAGGGCGAGGGGCACCGGGACTCGATCAATATCCGTGGCAACCAGTCCACCGCCGACTTCTTCCTCAACGGCATTCGCGACGACGTGCAATACTACCGGCCGCTCTACAATCTCGAGCAGGTCGAGATCCTGCGCGGGTCGAACGCCCTGCTGTTTGGCCGCGGCGGCGGTGGCGGCGTGGTCAATCGGGTGACCAAGGACCCGGTCTTTGGCGAGCGCTTCACCTCGATCAGCGGCGCTGTGGACAGCTTTGGCGCCTATCAGCTGAGCGGCGACACCAATATCGAAGCCGGCGACGGAGCCGCCCTTCGCCTGAATGCCTTTGTCGAGGACGTCGCCAACCACCGCGACGCCTTCGAGGGATCGCGCTATGGCATCAACCCGACCTTCCGGACCCGGCTCGGCAACGAAACCACGGCGACCTTCTTCTACGAGTATCTCGATGACGATCGCGTCGTGGACCGCGGCGTCCCCTCGGTCGCCGTGGTCGGCGGCCCCGACCGCCCCCTGACCGGCCAGGACGACACCTTCTTCGGCTCGCGGGATGGCAACCGGACCACGCTCCAGGCGCATACCTTCCGCGCCCGGATCGACCATGAGTATACCGACCAGCTGCGCGGCAATGTGACGGTCCAGTACGCCGACTATGACAAGGCCTACCAGAATATCTACGCCGCCAGCTTCAACACCGCCACCACCCCGAACCAGGTCACGCTGGACGGCTATCGCGACACCACGGCGCGCACCAATCTGGTCGTGCAGGCCAATCTGGTCGGTGAATTCGAGACCGGTCCGTTCGGCCACACCTTCCTGTTCGGTGGCGAATATGGCGAGCAGGACACGGACAATGCCCGCTTCGATAATGTGTTTGCGGCCAGCAATGACGACCAGATCACCATCGACTTCAGCAACCCGCTGGTAGTCCCGGCGTTCGCCTTCTCGGCACCGGCCCGTGACCGCAGCTCACAGGTCAGCTTCACCTCCTTCTACATCCAGGACCAGATTGATCTGACCGACAGCCTCAAGCTGGTTCTCGGCGCGCGGCTTGACCGGTTCGATGTCGCCGTCCTCGACCGGCGCGCCGTCTCGGCGACCGATAGCGGCCGTCGCGGCCGGGTCGATGAGGAAGTCTCGCCGCGCTTTGGCCTGATCTACAAGCCGGCCGAGAACCTGTCCGTCTATGCCAGCTACAGCGAGACCTTCCTGCCCAGCGCCGGCGACCAGTTCCTGACCCTGAGCCCGACCACCGAGGATATCCGGCCCCAGACCTTCGAAAACCGGGAAATCGGTGCCAAGTGGGACATCACGCGCCGGTTCAGCGTCACCGCAGCGATCTTCCAACTGGAACGCGGTCAGTTCACCACGGTCGACCCCGACGACGCCTCGGTGGTCACCACGGTCGCCGGGAGCACGACCGAGGGCTTCGAACTTCAATTGATCGGCGAGGTCACCCCGGCCTGGACGATCAATGCCGGCTACAGTTATCTCGATGGTGTGGTCGAGGGCGGCGGGTTTGACGGCAATGCGACCCGTCAGACGCCCGAACACATGTTGTCGGTGTGGAACCGCTATCAGCTCACCGAGCAGATCGGTCTCGCGCTCGGCGCGACCTATCAGGGCGCCTATTTCGTCCTCGAGGACAATTCCGTCGAGATCCCGGCCTATACCCGCGTTGACGCCGCCGTGTTCTATGATCTCGATGACGAGACCCGGCTGCAGCTGAACATCGAGAACCTGTTCGACGAAGACTATTTCCCCGATGCACACAGCAATTCCAACATCTCGACCGGCGAGCCGCTGAACGCCCGCCTGAGCATCAGTCACACCTTCTGA
- a CDS encoding CC0125/CC1285 family lipoprotein, with the protein MSRLLVTLASLAVVAGCATPTPYQAAEGSQPGFTETRIEANRYRISFEGNSLTDRETVETYLLYRAAELTVESGYDYFTVVSRATDEDTRVMTSGIGRSPYAGFSVNYTYFHPRWGWHGWRDPFWDDVSYRESTRYEASAEIYFGRGTKPDDPSAFDARDVMSNLGNQIVRPAAD; encoded by the coding sequence ATGAGCCGCCTTCTTGTCACGCTCGCCAGCCTCGCCGTTGTGGCGGGTTGCGCCACGCCAACGCCCTATCAGGCCGCCGAGGGATCGCAGCCCGGCTTCACCGAGACCCGGATCGAAGCCAATCGCTACCGGATTTCCTTCGAAGGCAATTCGCTGACCGATCGGGAGACCGTCGAGACCTATCTGCTCTACCGCGCCGCCGAACTGACGGTCGAAAGCGGGTATGATTATTTCACGGTCGTCAGCCGCGCCACCGATGAGGATACCCGCGTCATGACGTCGGGGATCGGGCGCTCGCCCTATGCCGGCTTCAGCGTCAACTACACCTATTTCCATCCGCGCTGGGGCTGGCATGGTTGGCGCGACCCGTTCTGGGATGATGTCAGCTATCGCGAGAGCACCCGCTACGAGGCCAGCGCCGAGATTTATTTCGGCCGTGGCACCAAGCCGGATGATCCCAGCGCCTTCGATGCCCGTGACGTGATGTCCAATCTGGGCAATCAGATCGTCCGGCCCGCCGCCGACTAA
- the dapF gene encoding diaminopimelate epimerase, with translation MDARLMNGAGNRFILADRRGGTVTPGLTRDAVRAMAAAHRFDQLLVLEDCATADAFMRIWNADGEEVGACGNGTRAAAWAIMQGGGLDAVALETVGGRLHASDAGPMTVSVDMGAPRLGWQDIPLARAMDTVTVDFAAEAGGVRIEAPGAVSMGNPHAVFFIRDMDSLPVAALGREVELDPLFPDRVNAGFAQILDADHIRLRVWERGAGLTAACGTGACAALVAAHRRGLCERRVTIHADGGDLRVEWREADDHVILTGPVEDEGPVSIAL, from the coding sequence ATGGACGCACGTTTGATGAATGGAGCGGGCAACCGGTTCATCCTCGCCGACCGGCGCGGAGGGACGGTGACGCCGGGCCTGACCCGCGATGCGGTAAGGGCGATGGCCGCGGCTCATCGTTTCGATCAGCTGCTCGTCCTCGAGGATTGCGCTACAGCCGACGCCTTCATGCGGATCTGGAACGCCGACGGCGAAGAGGTTGGCGCCTGCGGAAACGGGACCCGGGCGGCGGCCTGGGCGATCATGCAGGGTGGCGGGCTCGACGCTGTCGCCCTTGAGACGGTGGGCGGGCGCCTGCACGCCAGCGATGCCGGCCCGATGACCGTCAGCGTCGACATGGGGGCTCCGCGCCTGGGCTGGCAGGACATCCCGCTGGCCCGCGCCATGGACACCGTCACCGTGGATTTTGCGGCGGAAGCCGGGGGGGTGCGTATCGAGGCGCCCGGCGCCGTTTCGATGGGCAATCCGCACGCCGTCTTCTTCATCCGGGACATGGACAGCCTGCCGGTTGCCGCGCTGGGTCGCGAGGTCGAGCTCGATCCGCTGTTTCCCGACCGCGTCAATGCCGGCTTCGCGCAGATCCTCGATGCAGATCATATCCGCTTGCGGGTCTGGGAGCGCGGGGCCGGTCTGACTGCCGCCTGTGGAACCGGCGCCTGCGCCGCCCTGGTTGCCGCGCATCGACGCGGCCTGTGCGAACGTCGCGTCACGATCCACGCCGATGGTGGCGATTTGCGTGTGGAATGGCGCGAGGCGGATGATCACGTCATCCTGACCGGGCCGGTCGAGGATGAGGGACCGGTCTCGATCGCGCTCTGA
- a CDS encoding prolyl oligopeptidase family serine peptidase, with translation MRVYRNIWAVTASAAILAACSQPASEEGDAVSTETPGASTGRQIVEIDPNNDPRVWLEEVEGEQALEWVEGQNERTFARLQGDERYQGLYDQALAIYESNDRIPYGSYSGGYVWNFWQDAEYTHGLWRRTSLESYLSDTPEWDVVLDLDALSESEDMNWVWRGSNCLAPDYDRCMLTLSDGGSDAAVRREFSISDRAFVEGGFETPEAKGGVSWIDENTLMVGLATSPEDTTDSGYPSVAYRWERGTDLADATEVVRGDAEDVGLFTFRSEDHDGTVYMMASEADTFYDTTWWYLPSDAAPMQLPLPTKSSIQDLYQGELVFTIEEAWTPVEGGETFPQGALLSFTMADFAATGELPAVKTVFVPGPRQSLGGMGSTASAFLVAIDENVVGGLEAFHFEDGAWTSETVPVPANMTISLGGTNSHHDVAFMNAEGFLTPDSYFMVDAAELTVEEIKSIPAQFDAEGLVVEQLEVASTDGTMVPYFVVRREDTVMDGRTPTLLYAYGGFQVSIRPSYSGSRGQLWLENGGAYVVANIRGGGEFGPAWHQAGLKMNRQRIYDDLIAVAEDLSARGLTSPRHLGVYGGSNGGLLTGVMYTQRPDLWNAVVSAVPLLDMLRYHTLLAGASWMGEYGNPEDPDEGGFLRSISPYHNVDANGDYPEIYLYTSTKDDRVHPGHARKMAHLLEELGHDYLYYENTAGGHSAAANLGERARSDALLYTFLMQKLMDDVDPLDAE, from the coding sequence ATGAGAGTATATCGCAATATCTGGGCGGTGACCGCCAGCGCCGCCATCCTCGCGGCCTGCAGCCAGCCCGCCAGTGAAGAGGGTGACGCTGTGTCCACCGAAACACCCGGCGCCTCGACCGGGCGCCAGATCGTCGAGATCGATCCGAACAATGATCCGCGCGTCTGGCTCGAAGAGGTCGAGGGTGAACAGGCCCTGGAATGGGTGGAGGGCCAGAACGAGCGGACCTTCGCACGCCTGCAGGGCGATGAGCGCTATCAGGGTCTCTACGATCAGGCGCTGGCCATTTACGAGTCCAATGACCGTATCCCCTACGGTTCCTATTCCGGTGGCTATGTCTGGAATTTCTGGCAAGACGCCGAGTATACGCATGGCCTGTGGCGCCGCACCTCGCTCGAGAGCTATCTGAGCGATACGCCGGAGTGGGATGTCGTGCTGGATCTCGACGCCCTGTCCGAGAGCGAGGACATGAACTGGGTCTGGCGTGGCTCCAACTGCCTGGCGCCAGACTATGACCGCTGCATGCTGACCCTGTCGGACGGTGGCTCGGACGCCGCCGTGCGCCGCGAGTTCTCGATCTCCGACCGCGCCTTTGTCGAGGGCGGTTTCGAAACGCCGGAGGCCAAGGGCGGTGTCAGCTGGATTGACGAAAACACGCTGATGGTCGGCCTCGCCACCAGCCCCGAGGACACCACGGATTCGGGCTATCCCTCGGTCGCCTATCGCTGGGAGCGGGGCACCGATCTCGCCGATGCCACGGAAGTGGTCCGGGGCGATGCCGAGGATGTCGGCCTCTTCACCTTCCGGTCCGAGGACCATGACGGCACCGTCTACATGATGGCCTCGGAAGCCGACACCTTCTACGATACGACTTGGTGGTATCTTCCTTCGGATGCGGCGCCGATGCAGCTGCCGCTGCCGACCAAGTCCTCGATTCAGGACCTTTACCAGGGCGAGCTCGTCTTCACGATCGAAGAGGCATGGACCCCGGTCGAGGGTGGCGAGACCTTCCCGCAGGGCGCGCTCCTGTCCTTCACCATGGCCGATTTCGCGGCCACCGGAGAGCTGCCCGCGGTGAAGACCGTCTTCGTGCCGGGTCCGCGCCAGTCCTTGGGCGGCATGGGCTCGACGGCTTCGGCCTTCCTGGTCGCGATCGACGAGAATGTTGTCGGCGGGCTCGAGGCCTTCCATTTCGAGGATGGCGCCTGGACGTCGGAGACGGTCCCGGTCCCCGCCAACATGACGATCAGCCTCGGCGGGACGAATTCCCACCACGATGTGGCCTTCATGAATGCCGAGGGTTTCCTGACGCCGGACAGCTATTTCATGGTCGATGCGGCCGAGCTGACGGTCGAGGAAATCAAGTCCATCCCGGCGCAGTTCGATGCCGAGGGCCTCGTCGTCGAGCAGCTCGAAGTGGCGTCCACCGATGGCACGATGGTGCCGTATTTCGTGGTCCGCCGCGAAGACACGGTGATGGACGGCAGGACGCCGACCCTGCTCTACGCCTATGGCGGTTTCCAGGTCTCCATCCGTCCGAGCTATTCCGGTTCGCGCGGCCAGCTCTGGCTGGAAAATGGCGGCGCCTATGTGGTCGCCAATATCCGTGGCGGTGGCGAGTTTGGTCCGGCCTGGCACCAGGCCGGCCTGAAAATGAACCGTCAGCGCATCTATGATGACCTGATTGCCGTGGCCGAGGACCTGTCGGCTCGCGGCCTCACCAGCCCACGCCATCTCGGCGTCTATGGTGGCTCCAATGGCGGCTTGCTGACGGGTGTCATGTATACCCAGCGTCCGGATCTGTGGAACGCCGTCGTCTCGGCTGTCCCGCTGCTCGACATGCTGCGCTATCACACGCTGCTGGCCGGTGCCTCCTGGATGGGTGAATACGGCAATCCGGAAGACCCGGACGAGGGTGGTTTCCTGCGCTCGATCTCGCCCTATCACAATGTCGATGCGAACGGCGATTATCCGGAAATCTACCTGTACACCTCGACCAAGGATGACCGCGTCCATCCGGGCCATGCCCGCAAGATGGCGCATCTCCTGGAAGAGCTCGGGCACGACTATCTCTATTACGAGAACACCGCCGGCGGTCACTCGGCCGCGGCCAATCTCGGTGAGCGGGCCCGCAGTGATGCGTTGCTCTACACCTTCCTGATGCAAAAGCTGATGGATGATGTCGATCCGCTCGACGCGGAATAG
- a CDS encoding arylsulfatase gives MRGLSVGLAGLAALGWAASALAQDVRPNVLVVLVDDAAFMDFGAYGGEARTPVIDALAARGALFVQHRTTPLCAPSRAMLLTGLDAHQAGVATIPEVIPPEHVGQPGYTLALEPGVMTMASRLQAVGYQTVMAGKWHLGSGPGDLPDAHGFERSFALDASGADNWEQKTYMPFYATAPWFEDGQPASLPDDFYSSEFLVDQLMDYLGETPGADRPFFAYLAFQAIHIPIQVDPAYTDRYVETYAEGWDVLRGQRRDRAAALGFIPEAAPLAPTPDRLRPWASLTADQRDLYTRSMAVNAGMLEAMDHHLGRLVDYLQAAGALENTVILVTSDNGPEPSHPVGEPGFRLWMALHDIEWRTETLGERGTTAFIGPEWAFAAASPFDLFKFYASDGGLRVPLIAAGPGIASGIRIDSPTSVADIAPTVMQLAGAEGAVADFTGRSLAEALSGGAPAVYGADDVIGFEVSGNAALIRGEWKLVRNLDPWGDGRWRLFNIALDPGETTDRSQSDPEMFTEMRAAYALWAADVGVLEMPDGYSVHRQISINALQRQLAQYGLLPGVFALVLLGGLGLGGYWLVRRMRRRRHP, from the coding sequence ATGAGAGGTTTGTCGGTAGGGCTTGCGGGCTTGGCTGCGTTGGGTTGGGCGGCTTCGGCTCTGGCTCAGGATGTGCGGCCGAACGTGCTCGTTGTCCTGGTCGATGATGCGGCCTTCATGGATTTCGGCGCCTATGGCGGCGAGGCCCGGACGCCGGTGATTGACGCCCTGGCCGCGCGCGGAGCGCTCTTTGTCCAGCATCGAACCACCCCGCTCTGTGCGCCGTCGCGGGCCATGCTGCTGACCGGGCTCGATGCCCACCAAGCCGGGGTCGCGACCATTCCGGAAGTCATCCCGCCGGAACATGTCGGCCAGCCCGGCTACACTCTGGCGCTCGAGCCGGGCGTCATGACAATGGCGAGCCGTCTGCAGGCGGTCGGCTACCAGACCGTGATGGCGGGCAAATGGCATCTCGGCAGCGGTCCAGGCGACCTGCCCGATGCGCATGGCTTCGAACGCTCCTTCGCGCTGGATGCCTCCGGGGCCGATAACTGGGAGCAGAAGACCTACATGCCGTTCTACGCGACGGCACCCTGGTTCGAGGACGGCCAGCCGGCCAGCCTGCCCGATGATTTCTACTCGTCCGAATTCCTGGTCGACCAGCTGATGGATTATCTCGGCGAGACGCCCGGCGCTGACCGTCCCTTCTTCGCCTATCTGGCTTTCCAGGCGATCCATATCCCGATCCAGGTCGATCCGGCCTATACTGATCGCTATGTCGAGACCTATGCCGAGGGCTGGGATGTCCTGCGCGGGCAGCGTCGGGACCGGGCGGCCGCGCTCGGTTTCATTCCCGAAGCCGCGCCCTTGGCGCCCACGCCGGACCGGCTGCGTCCGTGGGCCAGCCTGACCGCTGACCAGCGAGACCTCTATACCCGCTCGATGGCCGTCAATGCCGGGATGCTGGAAGCCATGGACCATCATCTTGGCCGCTTGGTCGACTATCTGCAGGCTGCCGGTGCGCTGGAGAACACCGTCATTCTCGTGACGTCGGACAATGGACCGGAACCAAGCCACCCGGTCGGCGAACCCGGCTTTCGGCTGTGGATGGCCCTGCACGATATCGAGTGGCGGACCGAGACGCTGGGGGAACGCGGGACCACGGCCTTCATCGGCCCGGAATGGGCGTTCGCGGCGGCCTCGCCGTTTGACCTGTTCAAGTTCTATGCCTCCGACGGCGGATTGCGGGTGCCGCTGATTGCCGCCGGTCCGGGCATTGCCTCCGGTATCCGGATCGACAGTCCGACCAGTGTCGCCGACATCGCGCCGACCGTTATGCAGCTGGCCGGGGCGGAGGGCGCAGTGGCCGACTTCACCGGACGCTCGCTGGCCGAAGCCCTGTCCGGCGGGGCGCCCGCCGTGTACGGGGCCGATGATGTCATCGGCTTCGAAGTGTCGGGCAATGCCGCCCTGATCCGGGGCGAGTGGAAGCTGGTCCGCAATCTGGACCCCTGGGGCGATGGGCGCTGGCGTCTGTTCAACATTGCGCTGGACCCCGGCGAGACGACCGACCGGTCGCAGTCCGATCCGGAGATGTTTACGGAGATGCGCGCTGCCTATGCGCTCTGGGCTGCCGATGTCGGCGTGCTCGAAATGCCCGACGGCTACAGCGTTCACCGACAGATCAGCATCAACGCGTTGCAGCGCCAGCTGGCGCAATATGGTCTGCTCCCGGGTGTCTTCGCCCTTGTCTTGCTGGGGGGGCTTGGCCTCGGCGGCTACTGGCTGGTTCGACGCATGCGGCGTCGACGCCATCCATGA
- a CDS encoding glutathione S-transferase family protein translates to MTVAKNARTTSAAAGRYRLHGLKLSYFTGKLEAYMRAKGLEYDFVPMDLADFRACARATGVAQMPQLQTPEGDWLTDTTSIIAHLEAGEPGPSFLPGDREADFLCLFLEDAFDEMLWRPALYYRWAFAEDAQLMSGQIARTLLRDLPLPFFLRQAFIRHRQKQTFLTRDGVTRATAPAIEALFHAVVDSLEPVLATRPYLFGARPCAADFGLFGSVFRHFSIDPTPAAILRDKAPNLLAWSARLWAARPSLLEAVPGLQSAPDDLDPVLSLAGAEHLGYLGRNEDALLANARQVIWISQGVEFRAPAAPYRAVCLNALRVRYQALDEASRQRVADRIGFNVDVLAAPASHLTIPAGGRPVDRLWSSA, encoded by the coding sequence ATGACAGTGGCGAAGAACGCCAGGACGACGTCGGCCGCTGCCGGTCGGTATCGCCTGCACGGGCTCAAACTGTCGTACTTCACGGGCAAGCTGGAAGCCTATATGCGGGCCAAGGGGCTCGAATATGACTTCGTGCCGATGGATCTGGCTGATTTTCGCGCCTGTGCGAGAGCGACAGGGGTCGCCCAGATGCCCCAGCTGCAAACACCGGAAGGCGACTGGCTGACGGATACGACCTCGATCATCGCTCATCTGGAAGCGGGAGAGCCGGGGCCGAGCTTTTTGCCCGGTGATCGGGAAGCGGATTTTCTGTGCCTGTTCCTGGAAGACGCTTTTGATGAAATGCTATGGCGTCCGGCGCTCTATTACCGCTGGGCCTTTGCCGAGGATGCGCAGCTGATGAGCGGTCAGATCGCCCGGACCCTGCTGCGCGATCTCCCGCTTCCATTCTTCCTGCGGCAAGCCTTCATCAGGCACCGCCAGAAGCAGACCTTCCTGACCCGGGACGGCGTCACCCGCGCGACAGCCCCGGCGATCGAGGCCCTGTTTCACGCGGTTGTCGACAGTCTGGAGCCGGTTCTGGCGACGCGGCCCTACCTGTTCGGTGCCCGACCCTGCGCCGCCGATTTCGGCCTCTTCGGCTCGGTCTTCCGGCACTTCTCGATCGATCCGACACCCGCTGCGATCCTGCGGGACAAGGCGCCCAACCTGCTCGCCTGGTCGGCCCGCTTGTGGGCGGCCCGGCCGTCATTGCTGGAGGCCGTACCGGGTCTGCAGTCAGCTCCGGACGATCTCGATCCCGTGCTCAGCCTCGCCGGGGCCGAGCACCTGGGCTATCTGGGTCGCAATGAAGACGCGCTTCTGGCCAACGCCCGCCAGGTGATTTGGATCAGTCAGGGTGTGGAATTCCGGGCTCCGGCCGCGCCCTATCGGGCGGTCTGCCTGAATGCCCTGAGGGTGCGCTATCAGGCGCTTGACGAGGCGTCGCGCCAGCGGGTCGCCGACCGTATCGGGTTCAATGTCGATGTGCTGGCAGCGCCAGCCTCGCACCTGACCATCCCGGCAGGCGGCCGCCCGGTCGACCGGTTGTGGTCGTCCGCCTAG
- a CDS encoding helix-turn-helix domain-containing protein → MIGQRRAAGETVAAIAASFGISGRTVSKWLA, encoded by the coding sequence TTGATTGGACAGCGTCGTGCCGCCGGTGAGACGGTGGCAGCCATTGCGGCGTCCTTCGGGATCTCGGGGCGGACCGTCTCCAAATGGCTGGCGTGA
- a CDS encoding DUF1254 domain-containing protein translates to MTRRGLPFLPFVLGLAIGAGTTLTVMPGVIMSRAMDRIEALGGATGMVRHAPPVTAENQTIVRASPDILYSVCLYDLSDGPLRIDAPWPDDGNYASVSFYDANTNNFAAVSDRDVGSAATSIALIERFESYVPEDADLSFVAPTRTGLILYRRVIDANTDLAAADAERQDFSCAQMSYQ, encoded by the coding sequence ATGACGCGTCGCGGCCTGCCCTTCCTGCCCTTTGTGCTCGGCCTCGCGATTGGAGCGGGCACCACATTGACCGTCATGCCCGGCGTGATCATGTCGCGCGCCATGGATCGGATCGAAGCCCTCGGCGGTGCGACCGGGATGGTCCGTCATGCCCCGCCGGTCACGGCCGAAAACCAGACCATCGTCCGCGCCAGCCCGGACATTCTCTACTCGGTCTGCCTCTATGACCTGTCTGACGGACCGCTGCGCATTGATGCGCCCTGGCCGGATGACGGGAATTATGCCTCGGTTAGCTTCTACGATGCCAACACGAATAATTTCGCGGCGGTGAGTGACCGGGATGTCGGAAGCGCAGCAACTTCGATCGCGCTCATCGAACGTTTCGAGTCTTATGTCCCGGAAGACGCGGACCTGAGCTTTGTGGCCCCGACCCGAACCGGTCTCATCCTCTATCGCCGCGTGATCGACGCGAACACAGATCTCGCGGCAGCCGACGCCGAGCGGCAGGATTTCAGCTGCGCGCAGATGTCGTATCAGTAA
- a CDS encoding DUF1214 domain-containing protein, with amino-acid sequence MTLRHFITFILGLVAGTAMALALAFSPGEIGGVSNGAWVSNPHIGSPDANPLVRSLVARRGLLALNREEAVYFTATRDSQGHNLTARCTYEVIGEMPPTRWWSLTIYDEDSFLPRNGRNRHAVSQTTARTDTSGQVIIPVGPDEVGAIDTENASLFSLTLRLYHPDPVILDELDTLTFPRIEQISCGGET; translated from the coding sequence ATGACGCTGCGCCATTTCATCACCTTCATTCTCGGACTGGTCGCCGGGACCGCGATGGCCCTCGCCCTGGCCTTCAGCCCAGGCGAAATAGGCGGCGTCAGCAATGGCGCCTGGGTTTCCAATCCCCATATCGGCTCGCCGGACGCCAATCCGCTCGTTCGCTCGCTGGTCGCCCGCCGCGGCCTGCTGGCGCTCAATCGGGAAGAAGCGGTCTATTTCACGGCGACCCGCGACAGCCAGGGCCATAACCTCACTGCGCGTTGCACCTACGAAGTCATCGGCGAGATGCCACCGACACGCTGGTGGTCCCTGACCATCTATGACGAGGACAGCTTTCTGCCACGCAATGGCCGCAACCGCCATGCGGTCAGCCAGACAACGGCTCGCACCGATACGAGCGGCCAGGTGATCATCCCGGTCGGACCGGACGAGGTCGGCGCGATTGACACCGAGAATGCCAGCCTCTTCTCGCTCACCCTGCGCCTCTATCATCCCGATCCGGTCATCCTGGACGAACTCGACACACTCACCTTTCCGCGGATTGAACAGATCAGCTGCGGAGGCGAGACATGA
- a CDS encoding response regulator transcription factor → MATIALVDDDENIITSVSIFLEGEGYHVRTYNDGASALTALTEDPPDLGIFDIKMPRMDGLELLRRLRQSSNLPVIFLTSKDDEFDEALGLNLGADDYIAKPFSQRLLGERVKAVLRRARLSGDPVGTVGMEPGDSKPLERGSLLLDPNRHACSWKGEPVRLTVTEFLILQALATRPGYVKSRDNLMDAAYDDQVYVDDRTIDSHIKRVRKKFRESDKSFDAIETLYGVGYRYKED, encoded by the coding sequence ATGGCGACGATTGCACTCGTGGACGATGATGAGAACATCATCACATCGGTTTCGATTTTTCTCGAAGGCGAGGGATATCATGTGCGGACCTATAATGACGGCGCTTCGGCGCTGACCGCACTGACCGAGGATCCGCCGGATCTGGGTATTTTCGATATCAAGATGCCACGCATGGATGGTCTCGAACTGCTGCGCCGGCTGCGCCAGTCGTCCAACCTGCCGGTCATTTTCCTGACCTCCAAGGATGACGAGTTCGACGAGGCGCTCGGCCTCAATCTCGGTGCCGATGATTATATCGCCAAGCCCTTCTCCCAGCGCCTGCTCGGCGAACGGGTCAAGGCGGTCCTGCGCCGCGCGCGCCTGTCCGGCGATCCGGTCGGAACGGTCGGCATGGAGCCCGGCGACAGCAAACCGCTGGAACGCGGCAGCCTGTTGCTCGACCCCAACCGCCATGCCTGTTCCTGGAAGGGCGAGCCGGTCCGGCTCACGGTCACCGAATTCCTCATTCTCCAGGCGCTGGCAACCCGGCCGGGCTATGTGAAAAGCCGCGACAATCTGATGGACGCGGCCTATGACGATCAGGTCTATGTCGATGACCGGACCATCGACAGTCACATCAAGCGTGTCCGCAAGAAATTCCGCGAAAGCGACAAGAGTTTCGATGCGATCGAAACGCTCTACGGTGTGGGGTACCGCTATAAAGAAGACTGA